A section of the Nakamurella deserti genome encodes:
- a CDS encoding 5-oxoprolinase/urea amidolyase family protein — protein sequence MIVSVRRAGRHALLVEVADPAEVPDLAARIAAAAPPSRIEVVPAATTVLVGTDGDLEPVRALIERVVTAPPGTTADPAEADVDDEVVIPVRYDGPDLDELTALTGLTRAEIVAAHTSRPWRAAFTGFVPGFCYLIGGDPRLSVPRRARSRPRVPAGAVAVAGGYGGVYPVASPGGWQILGTTDRVLWDLAADPPALIRPGTRVRFVDIATSGDAAGGVGGGPVIRQPADPVPADGADGTDGTDGTDGTDGSDSAGSGAGAGGADGRSGEGVTRGLIVVSPGPLSLLQDDGRPGWSHLGVGRSGAADRASFRHANTLVGNPPSGVAVEVTFGGLSVQARGDLVVAVTGAPAPVTVDGEPAASGRALPLRDGARLTLRTPASGLRTYLAVAGGFDVPRVLGSASTDLLSGLGTSPLRRGDVIPVGTAENRYGHSGVDATPPESAAAERVPTGGTLVLTVTAGPRDDRFVDPGALATGEWVVSPQSNRVGLRLDRADGAPGLVGVDDAELPSEGLVSGAVQVPPGGQPVLFLADHPVTGGYPVVAVVDPADVDRAAQARPGQRIRFRYATV from the coding sequence ATGATCGTCTCCGTCCGCCGGGCCGGCCGGCATGCGCTGCTCGTCGAGGTGGCGGACCCGGCCGAGGTGCCCGACCTCGCCGCCCGGATCGCCGCCGCCGCCCCGCCCAGCAGGATCGAGGTGGTGCCCGCCGCCACCACGGTCCTCGTCGGCACCGACGGCGATCTCGAGCCCGTGCGGGCGCTGATCGAGCGCGTGGTCACGGCTCCGCCCGGGACGACGGCGGACCCGGCCGAGGCCGACGTCGACGACGAGGTGGTCATCCCGGTGCGCTACGACGGCCCCGATCTCGACGAGCTGACCGCGCTGACCGGCTTGACCCGGGCGGAGATCGTGGCCGCGCACACGTCACGGCCCTGGCGGGCGGCGTTCACCGGCTTCGTCCCGGGGTTCTGCTACCTGATCGGCGGCGACCCCCGGCTCAGCGTCCCGCGTCGCGCCCGGTCGCGGCCGCGGGTCCCGGCCGGTGCGGTCGCCGTCGCCGGGGGGTACGGCGGCGTCTACCCGGTGGCGTCCCCCGGCGGCTGGCAGATCCTCGGGACCACCGACCGCGTCCTGTGGGACCTCGCCGCCGACCCGCCGGCCCTGATCCGCCCGGGCACCCGGGTCCGCTTCGTCGACATCGCGACCTCCGGGGACGCCGCCGGGGGCGTCGGCGGCGGTCCGGTGATCCGCCAGCCGGCCGACCCCGTACCGGCGGACGGCGCGGACGGCACGGACGGCACGGACGGCACGGACGGCACGGACGGCTCTGACAGCGCTGGCAGCGGCGCCGGCGCAGGTGGCGCGGACGGGCGGAGCGGTGAGGGGGTGACCCGGGGTCTGATCGTGGTCTCCCCCGGGCCGCTGAGTCTGCTGCAGGACGACGGACGGCCCGGCTGGTCACACCTGGGCGTGGGCCGGTCGGGTGCGGCGGATCGGGCGTCGTTCCGGCACGCCAACACACTCGTCGGCAACCCGCCGTCCGGCGTCGCCGTCGAGGTGACCTTCGGAGGTCTGAGCGTGCAGGCCCGCGGCGACCTGGTCGTCGCGGTGACCGGCGCCCCGGCACCGGTCACCGTGGACGGGGAGCCGGCCGCGTCGGGGCGGGCCCTCCCGCTGCGCGACGGTGCCCGGCTGACGTTGCGCACCCCCGCCAGCGGCCTGCGCACCTACCTCGCGGTGGCCGGTGGATTCGACGTCCCCCGCGTCCTCGGATCGGCCAGCACCGACCTGCTGTCGGGGCTCGGCACGTCGCCCCTCCGCCGCGGCGACGTGATCCCGGTCGGCACGGCCGAGAACCGGTACGGTCACAGCGGAGTCGATGCCACTCCGCCGGAATCCGCTGCCGCGGAACGGGTCCCGACCGGCGGCACCCTCGTCCTCACGGTCACCGCGGGCCCGCGGGACGACCGCTTCGTCGATCCCGGCGCGCTGGCGACCGGCGAGTGGGTGGTGTCGCCGCAGAGCAACCGGGTCGGGTTGCGACTCGACCGCGCCGACGGCGCCCCCGGCCTCGTCGGAGTCGACGACGCAGAACTCCCCAGCGAAGGTCTGGTGTCCGGGGCTGTCCAGGTGCCCCCGGGCGGCCAGCCGGTGCTGTTCCTCGCCGACCACCCGGTGACCGGGGGTTACCCGGTCGTCGCGGTCGTCGATCCGGCCGACGTCGACCGGGCCGCGCAGGCGCGACCTGGTCAACGGATCCGGTTCCGGTACGCCACTGTCTGA
- a CDS encoding CsbD family protein, protein MALGDKIENAGQQAAGKIKEGVGKATDDKSLEAEGHGDQAGANVKQAGEKAKDAAGKLLD, encoded by the coding sequence ATGGCTCTCGGGGACAAGATCGAGAACGCCGGCCAGCAGGCCGCCGGCAAGATCAAGGAAGGCGTCGGCAAGGCCACCGACGACAAGAGCCTGGAGGCCGAAGGTCACGGCGACCAGGCCGGCGCGAACGTCAAGCAGGCCGGCGAGAAGGCCAAGGACGCCGCGGGCAAGCTGCTCGACTGA